One part of the Mytilus trossulus isolate FHL-02 chromosome 11, PNRI_Mtr1.1.1.hap1, whole genome shotgun sequence genome encodes these proteins:
- the LOC134690081 gene encoding uncharacterized protein LOC134690081: protein MTFRELLKSCIKRKWMLSSNCFYPDKRLQSVEKGIDKFGEIKNIITSLTSRVITNEKGLQTCQGKITELENNIQGVGNLFDNLKSQCDKNKSLNDKNSSEIDKTKSSINKVSKDISEIKSQCRTSTECNCQDELENLKERVLDLSCRSMKNNLIFTGLYGIRDENTEELLRGFLHTEIGIDYQIEFGNVHRFGRSQRCMRPIVARFLYQADLQYVLENAYRLHNTRYGIKQQFPKEIEDRRKKLYPIMKEAKYNRRNVKLVRDRLYIDNELYEIHDDIDTFDRQVHPEERNDTTPGNEHSTPNSQGDRRSTKRPRTSSTPSRCGQQYNVINLCTNDYNTIDITPSNIPVGGNTCTDEIYDQINMIFHVNVEIENANILDDENPNAPSSESLYQSQAKATNIQNINIIYINCCGLKHKLQYPEFETLLQKHEILCFVESKTDDMDGICIPGYKIKAKNRRKISRVKSGGIVLGFRENISDCIQVIETNSKFVLWCKISRLFKDGVVILGVVYIPPEYTAYSSPDAFGEIESEYLELSSKYDNIFMVGDFNARTASEKDYIFIDENDKSNELECVSFNDVCNLNLFNIPIDRNSMDKGKNRYGNQLLELCKCNSLFIMNGRLATDIAGKFTCRNASVVDYCLLNVNLESINDDMIHSFVDEIGLILIESARETLGTRSDKPKKRAYKIKGDKPWFNLECKFERQNYRKFKRKLKARPSPLLSNKVKESEKRYKKVMDKAIKKHKKDMARKLKNLRSQNTKEYWKILNQREHSKQPNIDFEDLLNFFKELNSGNSDPIDLPTNDTNLMSELNDNLNSPITKEEILKCIKNLKNNKACGDDMIINEYIKTSGDFFIDVYAALFNLIFRTGIVPVSWVIGTIKPFYKNKGNKFDPKNYRPITIVSCMGKLFTAILSNRLAKFSDEVLLLNENQCGFRNGYSTCDCIFTLHSFFEILKLKKKKMFCAFVDFEKAFDTVTRDALWYKMLVNNINGYMYKIIHNMYADIKSCLSYNGEKSDYFPSNIGLRQGENLSPFLFSLFLNDLEDYFCKGNLIGLKTISDALEDELDIYVKLFAILYADDIVLMAESATELNLLLEKFESYCDVWKMKVNVDKTKIMIFCNGRQPADLKFNYGNTDLEIVNEFNYLGIYFSKNGSFKANKKHLAEKATRAMYEVIKKGRKHGLSISCQLDLFDKLVKPVLLYGCEIWGFGNNDILERVHLKFCKLLLHLKSSTPNCVIYGELGRYPISLDIKVRMISYWAKLIFSKPSKLSAIAYKLMFSLYHGNNVKLYWMKCIEFILNETGLSYVWLSQTCVNEIWLKTVVRTSLQDQFKQTWYSDIQTSSKTLNYRLFKELFGFEKYLDILEPRDIYTLCQFRLINHRLPIESGRWKKIQRDKRICELCDLKDLGDEFHYVMKCY from the exons ATGACTTTTCGTGAGCTATTGAAGTCttgtataaaaagaaaatggatGTTATCGAGCAATTGTTTTTACCCTGATAAAAGATTACAGTCGGTCGAAAAAGGCATTGACAAATTtggagaaataaaaaatattattacatcTCTGACAAGTAGAGTTATTACAAACGAAAAAGGCTTACAAACATGTCAAGGCAAAATAACCGAACTTGAAAACAACATACAAGGAGTAGGAAATTTATTCGATAACCTAAAATCTCAATGTGATAAAAACAAGAGCCTCAATGACAAGAATTCCAGTGAAATTGACAAAACCAAATCAAGCATAAATAAGGTTTCCAAAGACATTTCTGAAATAAAGTCACAATGTAGAACTTCCACTGAATGTAACTGCCAAGATGAACTAGAGAATCTCAAGGAAAGAGTGCTTGACTTATCTTGTCGGTCTATGAAGAACAATCTCATCTTTACTGGTCTTTATGGAATAAGAGATGAAAACACCGAAGAACTTCTCCGAGGTTTCCTCCATACTGAAATTGGTATTGATTACCAAATTGAATTTGGTAATGTCCATCGTTTTGGACGAAGTCAGCGTTGTATGAGACCAATCGTCGCACGATTTCTATATCAAGCCGATTTGCAGTATGTACTAGAAAATGCTTACAGGTTACACAATACTAGGTATGGTATCAAACAGCAGTTTCCGAAAGAAATAGAAGACAGAAGGAAAAAATTGTATCCAATCATGAAGGAAGCAAAGTACAATAGAAGAAATGTGAAACTTGTTCGCGACCGACTCTATATCGACAATGAACTGTACGAGATACATGATGACATCGACACATTTGATCGCCAAGTACACCCAGAAGAACGTAACGATACCACACCTGGAAACGAACACTCGACGCCAAACTCACAAGGAGATCGCAGATCCACAAAACGGCCTCGCACGAGCTCAACCCCTTCAAGATG TGGGCAacaatataatgttataaaCTTATGTACTAATGATTATAATACAATAGATATAACACCTAGTAATATACCTGTAGGGGGTAATACATGTACTGATGAAATATATGATCAGATTAATATGATATTTCATGTAAATGTTGAGAttgaaaatgcaaatattttagaTGATGAGAATCCAAATGCTCCTAGCAGTGAATCTTTATATCAGTCTCAGGCAAAAGccacaaatattcaaaacataaatatcatttacattAATTGTTGTGGATTAAAACATAAGTTACAATACCCAGAATTCGAAACTTtattacaaaaacatgaaattttatGCTTTGTTGAGTCCAAAACTGACGATATGGATGGAATTTGTATACCGGGATATAAGATAAAAGCAAAAAATAGACGTAAGATATCTAGAGTGAAATCCGGTGGTATTGTACTCGGGTTTAGGGAAAATATTTCTGACTGTATTCAAGTAATTGAGACAAATAGTAAATTTGTTCTGTGGTGTAAGATTTCAAGATTATTTAAAGATGGGGTTGTTATTCTCGGTGTTGTGTACATACCACCAGAATACACTGCTTATTCGTCACCTGATGCTTTCGGTGAAATTGAAAGCGAGTACCTAGAACTCTCATCCAAATATGACAATATATTTATGGTCGGGGATTTTAACGCCCGCACGGCCAGTGAgaaagattatatttttattgacgaAAATGATAAAAGTAATGAGTTAGAATGTGTATCTTttaatgatgtatgtaaccTTAACCTTTTTAATATACCTATAGATCGTAATAGTATGGACAAAGGAAAAAACCGTTACGGTAATCAATTACTTGAGTTATGTAAatgtaacagtttatttattatgaatggAAGACTAGCTACTGATATAGCTGGAAAATTTACCTGTAGAAATGCAAGTGTAGTAGACTACTGCTTat TAAATGTTAATTTGGAAAGTATTAATGATGACATGATACACTCTTTTGTGGATGAGATCGGATTAATCCTAATAGAATCCGCAAGGGAAACTTTAGGAACAAGATCAGACAAGCCGAAAAAACGAGCATACAAAATCAAGGGAGATAAACCTTGGTTTAACCTTGAGTGTAAATTTGAGAGACAGAATTATAGGAAATTTAAGCGCAAGCTTAAGGCGAGGCCTTCGCCTTTATTATCTAATAAAGTAAAAGAATCTgagaaaagatataaaaaggtCATGGACAAGGctattaaaaaacataaaaaagatatggctcgaaaattaaaaaatcttagATCTCAAAACACCAAAGAGTATtggaaaattttgaaccaacgcGAACATTCAAAACAACCGAATATTGATTTTGAGGATTTACTCAACTTTTTCAAAGAGCTAAACTCAGGTAACTCAGATCCAATTGACTTGCCAACAAATGATACAAATTTGATGAGTGAACTGAATGATAATTTGAATAGTCCAATTACGaaagaagaaatattaaaatgtattaagaatttaaaaaataacaaagctTGTGGTGATGATATGATTATTAACGAATATATTAAGACTTctggtgatttttttattgatgtttatgCTGCATTGTTTAACCTGATTTTTAGAACTGGAATAGTACCAGTATCTTGGGTGATTGGAACGATTAAgccattttataaaaacaaaggcAATAAGTTTGATCCTAAAAACTATAGACCCATTACTATTGTAAGTTGTATGGGTAAATTATTTACAGCTATTTTAAGTAATAGACTTGCAAAATTCTCTGATGAAGTTTTACTACTCAATGAAAATCAGTGTGGATTTCGAAATGGTTACTCAACTTGTGATTGTATCTTTACATTACActctttttttgaaattttgaaattaaaaaagaaaaaaatgttctgtGCTTTTGTCGATTTTGAGAAAGCATTTGACACAGTGACTAGAGATGCTTTATGGTATAAGATGTtagtaaataatattaatgGTTATATGTATAAGATTATTCATAACATGTATGCTGATATAAAATCATGCCTGTCATACAATGGTGAAAAATCTGATTATTTTCCAAGTAACATTGGTCTACGCCAAGGGGAGAATTTATCCCCTTTTCTTTTTTCGCTTTTTTTGAACGATTTGGAAGATTACTTTTGTAAAGGGAATTTGATAGGCTTAAAAACTATATCAGATGCCCTAGAAGACGAACTAGATATATATGTTAAACTGTTTGCAATTCTTTACGCAGACGATATTGTATTAATGGCTGAATCAGCCACAGAACTTAATTTGTTATTAGAAAAATTCGAATCATATTGTGATGTTTGGAAAATGAAAGTCAATGTAGATAAGActaaaatcatgattttttgcAATGGTAGACAACCTGCTGATCTGAAATTTAATTATGGTAATACTGATTTAGAAATTGTAAATGAGTTTAATTATCTTGGGatttatttctcaaaaaatgGCTCATTTAAAGCAAACAAGAAGCATCTCGCAGAAAAGGCGACGAGAGCCATGTATGAAGTTATCAAAAAGGGGAGAAAGCATGGCTTATCCATAAGCTGTCAAttagatttatttgataaattggtTAAACCTGTTTTACTTTATGGCTGTGAAATTTGGGGATTTGGAAATAATGATATATTAGAAAGggttcatttgaaattttgtaaacttCTACTACATCTTAAATCTTCTACCCCGAATTGTGTTATATATGGAGAACTAGGACGTTATCCTATTAGTTTAGATATCAAGGTTCGCATGATTTCATACTGGGCGAAACTGATTTTTAGCAAACCCAGTAAATTATCAGCAATTGCATACAAAttaatgtttagtttatatCATGGAAATAATGTTAAACTTTATTGGATGAAATGTATAGAATTTATCCTTAATGAAACTGGTTTATCTTATGTATGGTTATCTCAAACTTGTGTAAATGAAATTTGGTTAAAGACTGTTGTAAGAACATCTCTCCAAgatcaatttaaacaaacatggTACTCAGATATTCAAACGAgctcaaaaacattaaattatcgCCTTTTTAAGGAACTTTTCGGATTCGAAAAGTATTTAGACATTTTGGAACCCCGTGATATTTATACTTTGTGTCAATTTAGACTCATTAACCACAGATTACCTATAGAAAGTGGAAGATGGAAAAAAATTCAGAGAGATAAAAGAATATGCGAACTATGTGACTTAAAAGATCTTGGAGATGAATTCCACTATGTAATGAAGT gttattaa